In Hydractinia symbiolongicarpus strain clone_291-10 chromosome 4, HSymV2.1, whole genome shotgun sequence, the following proteins share a genomic window:
- the LOC130640752 gene encoding dystrobrevin beta-like isoform X3 has product MVLNKDLDLSRGMNSPALYHRSISLNGTMNKKHGNALKKFLIEMKSKNFDDIKRATNRAAAKLFFVQRATSLYLVDIYNIIEAFRENGLNTLDHSAELDEPRLECIIASIYYALYKRLPSTHAVDVENCIEILTQWIMHTYDSDGIGRIRVLSVKTALSTLCEGRLIDKFRYVFTQISESNGILSVAKLDNYLRDLLTLPCAVGEEPNFSYSEDILDSFFQPGALNRTHTKLDDFLNAFMNENANGVLLWLHMFNKISKASCVEHAILCKGCGKKDFTGLRYKCLTCYNYQLCQDCFWRERVSGSHKADHDMKEYSSWNKGEKGTSVRKRLLCSPSKASGQKLPDYPKEPEPNKTLDLSNIVPPLPSSEPNSPNATLTRTPRFMMGSVSQHSNLSRTSSTKYSQDSVTRQDDEHRLISLYAQRLAEDSLNRKSPSKTSSSSITASEPTSEQKELISNLEERNKSLLSEIRLLKAEHEEAIQNAQQMGCDPNLLTELHALRQRKDELEMRMSALQETRRELMVQLEGLMKLLKNSDANNGATHEN; this is encoded by the exons attTGGATTTAAGTAGAGGTATGAATTCGCCTGCACTTTATCATCGATCCAT TTCTTTAAATGGTACGATGAACAAAAAACATGGCAATGCGTTGAAAAAGTTTTTGATTGAAATGA aaagtaaaaattttgatgatatAAAACGTGCTACAAACCGTGCAGCtgcaaagttattttttgttcaAAGAGCAACCAGCT TGTACCTTGTGGATATTTATAACATTATCGAAGCATTCCGTGAAAATGGTTTGAATACATTAGATCATTCAGCTGAGCTTGACGAGCCACGCTTAGAATGCATCATAGCCAGTATTTACTATGCATTGTACAAACGGTTACCTTCTACACATGCTGTTGATGTGGAAAATTGCATTGAGATACTAACACAATGGATCATGCATACATATGATAG TGATGGAATTGGTAGGATTCGAGTTTTATCTGTAAAGACAGCATTGTCCACTTTATGTGAAGGAAGGCTTATTGACAAATTCAGAT ATGTGTTCACACAAATTTCAGAAAGCAACGGAATTTTAAGTGTAGCGAAACTTGACAATTACTTGCGAGATCTACTTACG ttGCCTTGTGCTGTTGGCGAAGAACCGAATTTCAGTTATAGCGAGGATATACTGGATTCTTTTTTTCAACCTGGA GCATTAAATCGAACACATACAAAACTGGATGATTTCTTGAACGCCTTTATGAATGAGAATGCAAATGGAGTTCTGTTGTGGTTACATATGTTCAATAAGATTTCAAAAGCTTCATGTG TTGAACATGCTATCCTATGCAAAGGCTGTGGCAAAAAGGATTTTACAGGCTTAAG ATATAAATGCCTGACATGTTACAACTATCAACTCTGCCAA gACTGTTTTTGGCGTGAGCGGGTGTCTGGATCTCACAAGGCTGACCATGATATGAAGGAGTATAGCTCGTGG AATAAGGGTGAGAAAGGAACTTCAGTGAGGAAGAGACTGTTATGCTCTCCTTCGAAAGCTAGTGGACAAAAACTTCCTGATTATCCCAAAGAACCGGAACCGAATAAAACTCTCGATTTGAGCAACATTGT TCCACCGCTACCTTCTTCAGAGCCTAACTCGCCAAACGCAACATTAACTCGAACGCCTCGCTTCATGATGGGCAGCGTGAGTCAGCATTCTAATTTATCACGAACCAGCAGCACGAAATACTCGCAGGATTCTGTCACAAG ACAAGACGACGAACACCGGTTAATATCACTTTACGCGCAAAG GTTGGCTGAGGACTCATTAAACCGCAAG AGCCCGAGCAAAACAAGTAGTTCCAGCATCACAGCATCTGAACCAACTTCTGAACAAAAAGAATTGATTTCGAATCTGGAAGAACGTAACAA GTCCCTTCTATCAGAAATTCGTCTGTTAAAAGCCGAACATGAAGAAGCCATTCAAAACGCGCAGCAAATGGGCTGCGATCCTAACCTATTGACCGAGTTGCACGCATTACGTCAAAGAAAAGACGAACTTGAAATGAGAATGTCGGCGTTACAAGAAACTCGCCGCGAACTCATGGTCCAATTGGAGGGCTTGATGAAGTTATTAAAG AACTCAGATGCAAATAATGGCGCGACGCACGAGaactaa
- the LOC130640705 gene encoding calmodulin-A-like gives MFLHKIKSGFFNFLSRLFSSQDEQSFRGAFNNVDSDSDGHITLEEAIQAMSLCGIRPTQSEIQDMFTEKPGSLDFPDFLKLLYKRIKNVDDNSEMLQAFRMFDTEGNGTIKTTEFRNILLAINDQFQKEEIDEMLKDADPEKKGVIEYQKFIHKMKQS, from the exons ATGTTCCTACACAAAATCAAATCCGGTTTCTTTAATTTCTTG TCCAGGTTATTTTCAAGTCAAGATGAGCAATCCTTTCGGGGAGCATTTAATAACGTCGACAGTGACTCCGATGGGCACATCACACTAGAAGAGGCTATACAAGCTATGAGCTTATGTGGCATTCGACCAACACAAAGCGAAATACAAGACATGTTTACTGAAAAACCGGGATCGCTGGATTTTCCGGATTTTTTGAAGTTGCTCTACAAAAGAATCAAAAATGTAGATGACAATTCGGAAATGTTACAG GCTTTTCGCATGTTCGATACTGAAGGCAATGGAACTATCAAGACAACAGAATTTCGTAATATTCTTCTTGCAATAAATGACCAatttcaaaaagaagaaattgatGAAATGCTTAAAGATGCTGATCCTGAAAAGAAAGGAGTAATCGAATATCAAA aatttATTCACAAAATGAAACAATCATAG
- the LOC130640754 gene encoding calmodulin-A-like, translated as MAYFNFHQDDIEEFRAAFLLFDASGKGHITMKNLELCLRCLEPKPTESELRKILQEVEREQKNGGVSFSDYLNTLQKTIDTCKKHKKEKPKRKRSCHTNLSEEQIEEIREAFNKFDQDGDGTITITELKTVLSSMGQDVNENDIKVMLEDLDTTNGNTIEFPAFLAMMTRKVDQKDLKNEILQTFQFFDKDGDGSITGVEVKEAMLKLGEDLTEEEIAEMVKEADVDGDGRIDYSEFVKMISWPK; from the exons ATG GCATACTTTAATTTCCATCAAGATGATATTGAAGAATTCAGAGCTGCTTTTCTTCTATTCGACGCTAGTGGAAAGGGACACATTACGATGAAAAACTTAGAGCTTTGTTTACGCTGCTTGGAACCAAAACCTACGGAATCAGAACTTCGCAAAATACTTCAAGAAGTTGAACGCGAACAAAAGAATGGTGGTGTTTCATTCTCTGATTATTTAAACACCTTACAAAAGACGATAGACACGTGTaagaaacataaaaaagaaaaaccgaaAAGGAAAAGG AGTTGTCACACGAATCTGTCTGAAGAACAGATCGAAGAAATAAGAGAAGCATTTAATAAGTTTGACCAGGATGGCGATGGTACAATCACAATAACTGaattgaaaacagttttaagtaGCATGGGTCAGGATGTTAATGAAAATGACATCAAAGTCATGTTGGAGGATCTTGATACAACGAATGGTAATACAATTGAGTTTCCAGCCTTTTTGGCCATGATGACCAGGAAAGTGGATCAAaaggatttaaaaaatgaaattttacag acatttcaattttttgacaAAGATGGTGATGGTTCGATTACTGGTGTTGAAGTAAAGGAAGCCATGTTAAAGCTAGGAGAAGATCTTACAGAAGAGGAAATCGCTGAGATGGTGAAAGAAGCCGATGTTGATGGTGATGGAAGAATTGATTATTCAG aATTCGTAAAAATGATATCCTGGCCGAAGTGA
- the LOC130642422 gene encoding alpha-1A adrenergic receptor-like: MTMTTVLPSLSSSSSSSSSSSSSSYFSSSSSPTISTTNSLNLTKVGHDLNKTFALTISIYFIILIIVGTITNVLLITTIVCRRKLHTTANALIVNLAISDLLVTVVVVSSDAEFILLGHYPHGQLYCGIKEVTLMFWLPLSVYNLLLLTIERFVTIKWPYQKSRIFSRINTVILVSFVWCYTISVGIFPIFDGTDVVYAQQGFCWMRITSNYIVYQLCANFLPPLLCIIVLNILLFKVASKHEIAIRNQTQTSQQYPSLIFFLADIKATKTVMMLVGTFSFCWLTFIILVTTNFLCNICHPRELTWTGNAINYLSIATNPLLYGLKNKALRTEFLRFIRDVCIKLAVNKNNRSSWNASLTLHKSLFVSHTNTSSQRASTYAESETFI; this comes from the coding sequence ATGACAATGACAACAGTGTTGCCATCgctgtcatcatcatcatcatcatcatcatcatcctcatccTCATCCTACTTTTCATCCTCCTCATCACCAACAATTTCCACAACGAATTCTTTGAACTTAACTAAAGTAGGACACGATTTGAACAAAACTTTTGCATTAACAATATCAATATACTTTATAATTTTAATCATAGTTGGTACAATAACCAACGTCCTGTTGATAACCACCATAGTCTGCAGAAGAAAGCTACATACAACAGCAAACGCATTGATCGTCAATCTAGCAATATCAGATCTTCTCGTGACAGTTGTGGTTGTTTCGTCTGATGCGGAATTCATTTTACTTGGACATTATCCTCACGGGCAATTGTATTGTGGTATTAAAGAAGTTACCTTGATGTTTTGGTTGCCATTATCCGTTTACAATTTGCTGTTGTTGACAATAGAACGTTTTGTCACCATCAAATGGCCTTATCAAAAAAGTAGAATATTCTCAAGAATCAATACAGTTATTCTTGTATCTTTCGTTTGGTGCTATACCATTTCGGTTGGCATATTTCCTATTTTTGATGGTACCGATGTTGTTTATGCACAGCAAGGTTTTTGCTGGATGCGGATAACGTCCAATTATATTGTATATCAACTCTGTGCAAATTTTTTACCTCCTTTGCTATGTATCATCGTACTGAATATATTGTTATTCAAAGTTGCAAGTAAACATGAAATTGCAATTCGAAATCAAACCCAAACATCACAACAGTATCCTTCATTGATCTTCTTTCTTGCTGATATTAAAGCAACCAAAACAGTGATGATGCTTGTCGGGACGTTTTCCTTTTGTTGGTTGACATTTATTATTTTGGTCACTACCAATTTTCTTTGCAATATTTGCCATCCTAGAGAACTAACCTGGACTGGGAATGCGATAAATTACTTATCCATCGCGACGAATCCTCTCTTGTATGGATtgaaaaacaaagcattgcgtaCGGAATTTTTGAGATTTATTCGAGACGTTTGTATAAAGTTAGCGGTGAACAAAAACAATCGAAGCAGCTGGAATGCCTCACTTACCCTTCACAAATCCTTGTTTGTGTCACATACTAACACAAGCAGTCAGCGAGCAAGTACATATGCCGAATCTGAAACATTtatttga
- the LOC130640752 gene encoding dystrobrevin beta-like isoform X2, giving the protein MNSPALYHRSISLNGTMNKKHGNALKKFLIEMKSKNFDDIKRATNRAAAKLFFVQRATSLYLVDIYNIIEAFRENGLNTLDHSAELDEPRLECIIASIYYALYKRLPSTHAVDVENCIEILTQWIMHTYDSDGIGRIRVLSVKTALSTLCEGRLIDKFRYVFTQISESNGILSVAKLDNYLRDLLTLPCAVGEEPNFSYSEDILDSFFQPGALNRTHTKLDDFLNAFMNENANGVLLWLHMFNKISKASCVEHAILCKGCGKKDFTGLRYKCLTCYNYQLCQDCFWRERVSGSHKADHDMKEYSSWNKGEKGTSVRKRLLCSPSKASGQKLPDYPKEPEPNKTLDLSNIVPPLPSSEPNSPNATLTRTPRFMMGSVSQHSNLSRTSSTKYSQDSVTRQDDEHRLISLYAQRLAEDSLNRKSPSKTSSSSITASEPTSEQKELISNLEERNKSLLSEIRLLKAEHEEAIQNAQQMGCDPNLLTELHALRQRKDELEMRMSALQETRRELMVQLEGLMKLLKHNQMNSPRHVTRVASGAGLSEMASKRPSGPPAGGNSLLMRGVNGEVKEAFGKTTVKEGSCGQDLRVDLMTAVEEVTTAMTSVVKELKDGGRTTTSSHATSCNDDAKLTDIRPVNSTQINNTEVRVY; this is encoded by the exons ATGAATTCGCCTGCACTTTATCATCGATCCAT TTCTTTAAATGGTACGATGAACAAAAAACATGGCAATGCGTTGAAAAAGTTTTTGATTGAAATGA aaagtaaaaattttgatgatatAAAACGTGCTACAAACCGTGCAGCtgcaaagttattttttgttcaAAGAGCAACCAGCT TGTACCTTGTGGATATTTATAACATTATCGAAGCATTCCGTGAAAATGGTTTGAATACATTAGATCATTCAGCTGAGCTTGACGAGCCACGCTTAGAATGCATCATAGCCAGTATTTACTATGCATTGTACAAACGGTTACCTTCTACACATGCTGTTGATGTGGAAAATTGCATTGAGATACTAACACAATGGATCATGCATACATATGATAG TGATGGAATTGGTAGGATTCGAGTTTTATCTGTAAAGACAGCATTGTCCACTTTATGTGAAGGAAGGCTTATTGACAAATTCAGAT ATGTGTTCACACAAATTTCAGAAAGCAACGGAATTTTAAGTGTAGCGAAACTTGACAATTACTTGCGAGATCTACTTACG ttGCCTTGTGCTGTTGGCGAAGAACCGAATTTCAGTTATAGCGAGGATATACTGGATTCTTTTTTTCAACCTGGA GCATTAAATCGAACACATACAAAACTGGATGATTTCTTGAACGCCTTTATGAATGAGAATGCAAATGGAGTTCTGTTGTGGTTACATATGTTCAATAAGATTTCAAAAGCTTCATGTG TTGAACATGCTATCCTATGCAAAGGCTGTGGCAAAAAGGATTTTACAGGCTTAAG ATATAAATGCCTGACATGTTACAACTATCAACTCTGCCAA gACTGTTTTTGGCGTGAGCGGGTGTCTGGATCTCACAAGGCTGACCATGATATGAAGGAGTATAGCTCGTGG AATAAGGGTGAGAAAGGAACTTCAGTGAGGAAGAGACTGTTATGCTCTCCTTCGAAAGCTAGTGGACAAAAACTTCCTGATTATCCCAAAGAACCGGAACCGAATAAAACTCTCGATTTGAGCAACATTGT TCCACCGCTACCTTCTTCAGAGCCTAACTCGCCAAACGCAACATTAACTCGAACGCCTCGCTTCATGATGGGCAGCGTGAGTCAGCATTCTAATTTATCACGAACCAGCAGCACGAAATACTCGCAGGATTCTGTCACAAG ACAAGACGACGAACACCGGTTAATATCACTTTACGCGCAAAG GTTGGCTGAGGACTCATTAAACCGCAAG AGCCCGAGCAAAACAAGTAGTTCCAGCATCACAGCATCTGAACCAACTTCTGAACAAAAAGAATTGATTTCGAATCTGGAAGAACGTAACAA GTCCCTTCTATCAGAAATTCGTCTGTTAAAAGCCGAACATGAAGAAGCCATTCAAAACGCGCAGCAAATGGGCTGCGATCCTAACCTATTGACCGAGTTGCACGCATTACGTCAAAGAAAAGACGAACTTGAAATGAGAATGTCGGCGTTACAAGAAACTCGCCGCGAACTCATGGTCCAATTGGAGGGCTTGATGAAGTTATTAAAG cacaATCAGATGAATAGTCCTCGTCACGTGACACGTGTGGCATCAGGCGCAGGGCTCAGTGAGATGGCATCTAAACGCCCTTCTGGACCGCCCGCTGGTGGTAACTCGTTACTTATGCGCGGAGTAAATGGCGAAGTAAAAGAGGCCTTTG GCAAAACTACAGTCAAAGAAGGCTCGTGCGGCCAGGATTTACGTGTTGATTTGATGACTGCAGTTGAAGAGGTTACAACTGCTATGACGAGTGTTGTCAAAGAACTTAAAG ATGGAGGGAGAACAACAACATCGTCTCACGCCACGTCTTGCAATGATGATGCAAAACTAACCGATATCCGTCCTGTGAATAGCACTCAAATTAACAACACCGAAGTTCGCGTATACTAG
- the LOC130640752 gene encoding dystrobrevin beta-like isoform X1: MVLNKDLDLSRGMNSPALYHRSISLNGTMNKKHGNALKKFLIEMKSKNFDDIKRATNRAAAKLFFVQRATSLYLVDIYNIIEAFRENGLNTLDHSAELDEPRLECIIASIYYALYKRLPSTHAVDVENCIEILTQWIMHTYDSDGIGRIRVLSVKTALSTLCEGRLIDKFRYVFTQISESNGILSVAKLDNYLRDLLTLPCAVGEEPNFSYSEDILDSFFQPGALNRTHTKLDDFLNAFMNENANGVLLWLHMFNKISKASCVEHAILCKGCGKKDFTGLRYKCLTCYNYQLCQDCFWRERVSGSHKADHDMKEYSSWNKGEKGTSVRKRLLCSPSKASGQKLPDYPKEPEPNKTLDLSNIVPPLPSSEPNSPNATLTRTPRFMMGSVSQHSNLSRTSSTKYSQDSVTRQDDEHRLISLYAQRLAEDSLNRKSPSKTSSSSITASEPTSEQKELISNLEERNKSLLSEIRLLKAEHEEAIQNAQQMGCDPNLLTELHALRQRKDELEMRMSALQETRRELMVQLEGLMKLLKHNQMNSPRHVTRVASGAGLSEMASKRPSGPPAGGNSLLMRGVNGEVKEAFGKTTVKEGSCGQDLRVDLMTAVEEVTTAMTSVVKELKDGGRTTTSSHATSCNDDAKLTDIRPVNSTQINNTEVRVY; this comes from the exons attTGGATTTAAGTAGAGGTATGAATTCGCCTGCACTTTATCATCGATCCAT TTCTTTAAATGGTACGATGAACAAAAAACATGGCAATGCGTTGAAAAAGTTTTTGATTGAAATGA aaagtaaaaattttgatgatatAAAACGTGCTACAAACCGTGCAGCtgcaaagttattttttgttcaAAGAGCAACCAGCT TGTACCTTGTGGATATTTATAACATTATCGAAGCATTCCGTGAAAATGGTTTGAATACATTAGATCATTCAGCTGAGCTTGACGAGCCACGCTTAGAATGCATCATAGCCAGTATTTACTATGCATTGTACAAACGGTTACCTTCTACACATGCTGTTGATGTGGAAAATTGCATTGAGATACTAACACAATGGATCATGCATACATATGATAG TGATGGAATTGGTAGGATTCGAGTTTTATCTGTAAAGACAGCATTGTCCACTTTATGTGAAGGAAGGCTTATTGACAAATTCAGAT ATGTGTTCACACAAATTTCAGAAAGCAACGGAATTTTAAGTGTAGCGAAACTTGACAATTACTTGCGAGATCTACTTACG ttGCCTTGTGCTGTTGGCGAAGAACCGAATTTCAGTTATAGCGAGGATATACTGGATTCTTTTTTTCAACCTGGA GCATTAAATCGAACACATACAAAACTGGATGATTTCTTGAACGCCTTTATGAATGAGAATGCAAATGGAGTTCTGTTGTGGTTACATATGTTCAATAAGATTTCAAAAGCTTCATGTG TTGAACATGCTATCCTATGCAAAGGCTGTGGCAAAAAGGATTTTACAGGCTTAAG ATATAAATGCCTGACATGTTACAACTATCAACTCTGCCAA gACTGTTTTTGGCGTGAGCGGGTGTCTGGATCTCACAAGGCTGACCATGATATGAAGGAGTATAGCTCGTGG AATAAGGGTGAGAAAGGAACTTCAGTGAGGAAGAGACTGTTATGCTCTCCTTCGAAAGCTAGTGGACAAAAACTTCCTGATTATCCCAAAGAACCGGAACCGAATAAAACTCTCGATTTGAGCAACATTGT TCCACCGCTACCTTCTTCAGAGCCTAACTCGCCAAACGCAACATTAACTCGAACGCCTCGCTTCATGATGGGCAGCGTGAGTCAGCATTCTAATTTATCACGAACCAGCAGCACGAAATACTCGCAGGATTCTGTCACAAG ACAAGACGACGAACACCGGTTAATATCACTTTACGCGCAAAG GTTGGCTGAGGACTCATTAAACCGCAAG AGCCCGAGCAAAACAAGTAGTTCCAGCATCACAGCATCTGAACCAACTTCTGAACAAAAAGAATTGATTTCGAATCTGGAAGAACGTAACAA GTCCCTTCTATCAGAAATTCGTCTGTTAAAAGCCGAACATGAAGAAGCCATTCAAAACGCGCAGCAAATGGGCTGCGATCCTAACCTATTGACCGAGTTGCACGCATTACGTCAAAGAAAAGACGAACTTGAAATGAGAATGTCGGCGTTACAAGAAACTCGCCGCGAACTCATGGTCCAATTGGAGGGCTTGATGAAGTTATTAAAG cacaATCAGATGAATAGTCCTCGTCACGTGACACGTGTGGCATCAGGCGCAGGGCTCAGTGAGATGGCATCTAAACGCCCTTCTGGACCGCCCGCTGGTGGTAACTCGTTACTTATGCGCGGAGTAAATGGCGAAGTAAAAGAGGCCTTTG GCAAAACTACAGTCAAAGAAGGCTCGTGCGGCCAGGATTTACGTGTTGATTTGATGACTGCAGTTGAAGAGGTTACAACTGCTATGACGAGTGTTGTCAAAGAACTTAAAG ATGGAGGGAGAACAACAACATCGTCTCACGCCACGTCTTGCAATGATGATGCAAAACTAACCGATATCCGTCCTGTGAATAGCACTCAAATTAACAACACCGAAGTTCGCGTATACTAG
- the LOC130640755 gene encoding alpha-1A adrenergic receptor-like, whose translation MKHVKIFVTHFFFWSSSCSRLDSVKSLRGMNNSTIGAYGHKLGTPFATSMAIYFIFLTILGITSNMALIYIIVAAKRLHTIANVFIVNLAVCDLIMAALIMPFDAEFLLRGYYSHGDILCGFKEVALMFSLPSSVVNLLLLTLERFITVTFSFQRHIIFSKRNIALLIFVSWSYTLLVAIYPLMHKTHIVFVEQGFCWMEIPFEYVLYQLSANFLAPLLCIIILNILLFKVASKHEIAIRNQIQTSQRNQSMLSYIANMKAAKTVLLLVGVFTFCWLTFIILVTANVLCHICHPREVTWTGNAVNYLSVALNPLLFGLRNKHIRKEMVRKISSISYFSKWSKKANSHSEFTAATFYCAANPESANSLLPRTPRTSANTVESTKSLC comes from the exons ATGAAACATGTGAAAATTTTTGTCACGCATTTTTTCTTTTGGTCTTCTAGCTGTTCGCG TCTAGATTCAGTAAAAAGTTTGAGAGGGATGAATAATTCCACGATTGGTGCATATGGCCATAAATTGGGCACACCATTTGCAACATCGATGGCTATATATTTCATCTTCTTAACCATACTTGGTATAACATCCAACATGGCGCTTATTTACATAATCGTAGCCGCAAAAAGGCTTCACACTATTGCAAATGTGTTCATTGTCAATTTAGCAGTGTGTGATTTAATAATGGCAGCTTTGATCATGCCATTCGATGCGGAATTCTTATTGCGTGGATATTATTCTCATGGAGACATACTTTGTGGCTTTAAAGAAGTTGCTTTAATGTTTTCCTTACCGTCATCTGTAGTTAacttgttgttattaacgttagAACGCTTTATAACGGTAACATTTTCATTCCAAAGAcatattatattttcaaaacGGAATATTGCGTTATTGATTTTCGTATCGTGGTCATATACATTATTGGTGGCCATCTACCCTTTAATGCACAAAACTCACATTGTGTTTGTTGAGCAAGGTTTTTGCTGGATGGAGATACCATTCGAATACGTTCTGTATCAGCTCTCTGCAAACTTTCTGGCCCCGTTATTATGTATCATCATACTAAATATTCTGTTATTCAAAGTTGCAAGTAAACATGAAATTGCCATTCGAAATCAAATCCAAACATCACAGCGAAACCAGTCAATGTTGTCGTATATTGCGAACATGAAAGCAGCCAAAACTGTTTTGTTGTTAGTTGGTGTGTTCACATTCTGTTGGTTAACTTTCATCATCTTAGTGACAGCCAACGTCCTCTGCCATATTTGCCATCCAAGGGAAGTGACATGGACAGGCAATGCAGTAAACTACCTAAGCGTAGCATTGAACCCTTTGTTGTTTGGTCTCAGGAATAAACATATACGGAAGGAAATGGTTCGAAAGATTTCAAGCATTAGCTATTTTAGTAAATGGTCAAAAAAGGCGAATTCACATTCTGAATTTACTGCGGCTACTTTCTATTGCGCCGCTAATCCTGAATCCGCTAATTCATTATTACCGAGAACACCGAGGACATCTGCCAACACGGTTGAAAGCACGAAATCCTTATGTTAA